Proteins encoded by one window of Geobacter sp. DSM 9736:
- a CDS encoding phosphatase PAP2 family protein — protein MTKRRPLLYNCRRHSLVLNRCSRRSLRTPFIKSRSTGTGKHLAKKYTLYEESMPPSLHNLLYGPGSLNTKLFLAINHAHHPLLDPVMQALITLGSSRMVYLYLGILAVAALSNRKMMPLSHVFLFAFATAVGMLLQAGLKDYFHVPRPAAALGLDQVRVLGEVKLRNALPSGHATFAALLATSVGWRRGWKWKLPLWSFVSLVCWSRIYVGAHYPLDVVAGTLTGAFAASACWMVYENVSGGRGKRGR, from the coding sequence TTGACGAAACGCCGGCCCCTCCTCTACAATTGCCGCCGCCACTCCCTTGTGCTGAACCGCTGTTCCCGACGCTCGCTGCGTACCCCTTTTATCAAGAGCCGGTCAACCGGTACCGGAAAGCACCTCGCCAAAAAATACACACTTTACGAGGAGTCAATGCCCCCCTCTCTTCACAATCTGCTCTACGGTCCCGGTTCACTGAACACAAAGCTGTTTCTTGCGATCAACCATGCCCACCATCCGCTCCTCGACCCGGTGATGCAGGCACTGATCACGCTGGGATCGTCGAGGATGGTGTACCTCTACCTTGGAATACTTGCCGTTGCAGCATTATCGAACAGGAAAATGATGCCGCTGTCACATGTGTTCCTGTTCGCCTTTGCGACTGCCGTTGGGATGCTGCTGCAGGCGGGGCTGAAGGATTATTTCCATGTGCCGCGTCCCGCGGCTGCGCTCGGCCTAGATCAGGTGAGGGTCCTGGGAGAGGTTAAGCTTAGGAACGCTCTTCCATCGGGACACGCGACCTTCGCGGCACTGCTTGCTACGTCGGTAGGGTGGCGACGGGGGTGGAAGTGGAAGCTTCCGCTATGGTCCTTTGTCTCCCTCGTCTGCTGGTCGAGGATCTATGTCGGCGCCCACTACCCGCTCGACGTGGTTGCAGGCACGCTCACAGGCGCTTTCGCTGCCTCCGCATGCTGGATGGTTTATGAAAATGTTTCCGGTGGGAGAGGGAAGCGAGGGCGCTGA
- a CDS encoding APC family permease yields MKQQQAPAAPGQTISIGDAVSIIIGIVIGAGIFKTPSVVAANAGSEQVLLLLWVAGGVISFIGALCYAELGSAYPDAGGDYHYLVRAFGRAPGFLFAWARMTVIQSGSIAMLAFLIGDYVSQVVRLGEYSSSWYAAAVIVLLTVINVFGIRMGSWVQKMFVVVIALGFGVLFSVAFGVATPSVHQGADETHGAIGKAMIFVLLTYGGWNEAAYLSAEVRGERRNIVKALLYSIAMITLVYVMANIAFVKSLGLTGMSGSDAVAADVMRRVLGVEGVYFITLLVSLAALSTINGSIITGARTSYALGRDFRVFRFLGNWSAGGGTPVNALLVQGAISLALVAVGTRSRSGFATMVEYTAPVFWLFLLLVGISLFVLRRRDPHVPRPFVVPFYPATPILFCLVCLYMLWSSLIHTGKGAVVGIAILLAGVPLLLLRNKKSEREEAK; encoded by the coding sequence ATGAAGCAACAACAGGCTCCTGCAGCGCCGGGGCAAACTATATCGATCGGAGATGCAGTCTCCATAATAATCGGCATCGTTATCGGGGCCGGTATCTTCAAGACTCCATCGGTGGTGGCGGCTAATGCCGGCAGCGAGCAGGTCCTTCTCCTGCTCTGGGTGGCCGGGGGCGTGATTTCGTTCATCGGTGCTCTCTGCTATGCCGAACTAGGTTCAGCCTATCCCGACGCCGGGGGGGACTACCACTACCTCGTCCGGGCATTCGGTCGTGCCCCCGGCTTTCTCTTCGCCTGGGCCAGGATGACTGTTATCCAGTCAGGTTCCATTGCCATGCTCGCGTTTCTCATAGGTGATTACGTCTCCCAGGTCGTAAGGCTGGGGGAGTACTCCTCCTCATGGTACGCAGCTGCCGTCATCGTGCTGTTGACTGTTATCAATGTCTTCGGCATCCGGATGGGGAGCTGGGTCCAGAAGATGTTTGTCGTCGTCATAGCGCTCGGTTTCGGTGTCCTTTTCTCTGTTGCCTTCGGTGTTGCAACTCCCTCCGTCCACCAAGGAGCGGATGAAACCCATGGTGCCATAGGCAAAGCGATGATATTCGTCCTTCTTACCTACGGCGGGTGGAACGAAGCGGCATACCTCTCGGCGGAGGTGAGGGGGGAGCGCCGCAACATCGTGAAGGCGCTTCTGTACAGCATAGCCATGATTACCCTCGTCTACGTCATGGCGAACATCGCATTCGTGAAGAGCCTGGGCCTTACCGGCATGTCGGGCTCCGATGCCGTTGCGGCAGACGTGATGCGCCGCGTGCTGGGGGTGGAGGGTGTCTACTTCATTACCCTCCTCGTCTCTCTGGCCGCCCTCAGCACCATCAACGGCTCCATCATTACCGGTGCGCGAACGAGCTACGCTCTCGGCAGGGACTTTCGCGTGTTCCGGTTTCTCGGCAACTGGAGCGCCGGAGGGGGGACACCGGTTAACGCACTTCTGGTTCAGGGAGCCATTTCCCTTGCTCTGGTGGCCGTGGGTACCAGGTCCCGGAGCGGGTTCGCAACCATGGTGGAATATACGGCGCCGGTATTCTGGCTCTTTCTCCTGCTTGTGGGAATTTCGCTTTTCGTTCTGCGGCGCCGGGATCCCCATGTCCCGCGTCCTTTCGTTGTGCCCTTCTACCCAGCGACCCCGATCCTCTTTTGCCTCGTGTGTCTGTACATGCTCTGGTCGAGCTTGATTCACACTGGGAAGGGAGCGGTTGTCGGCATCGCAATCCTGTTGGCGGGGGTGCCGCTGCTCCTGCTCAGGAATAAAAAATCAGAGAGGGAGGAAGCTAAATGA
- a CDS encoding multicopper oxidase family protein: protein MIRSAKGLKKALSLGTAISVLSFTAVGIDAAPLPGGTLDPLSITKYVTPLVIPPVMPNDGTGPNNYDIAIRQFTQQILPTGLPPTTVWSYGSALDPATFNYPAFTIETTANNPVNVRWINDLKDPVTGNFLPHLLPIDQTLHWANPPATGCIHGPVNSTDCTTANPGPYTGPVPLITHVHGAHVDPHSDGYPEAWYLPAATNIPAGYAMKGKLFDDATGSNLGDTGYADFLYRNDQPAATLWYHDHTLGMTRSNVYAGPAGFWLIRGGAFDGATNSATGLPAVLPGPAPVAGNTVAALNTPGDPVRNAVREIPLAIQDRSFNLNGSLFYPASRAFFDGYLGPYAPASDISPTWNPEAFFNTMVLNGKTWPVLEVAPARYRLRLLNGCNSRFLNLALFEVLKDPGNGKKQKNNAKLGREFPFFQIGAEQGFLPKVVMVQTGFATELPGNGTIPALTPAANPQQALLMGLAERADVIVDFTGLPAGTRIRMINTAPDAPFGGFPAPPADPSTTGQVMEFVVNAALLGAPGSTDLTATAPQNLVLNAEPVLGAPEAVRQVSLNEEMSGQVCVTATPAGRIKVIAVSPAPMNDVQIATFCAATNPPSVPMAPKAAKLGTVDLTNPVLPVGTPLAWDDMTGASTPKMVTLQNGVQVMVNVTENPELGSVEEWEIYNFTVDAHPIHLHLVRFEVTGRTPIPGVVPAPVPVGVLPWEKGFKDTVIAYPGEITKVKAQFDIPGLYVWHCHIVEHEDNEMMRPYIVGM from the coding sequence ATGATACGATCAGCTAAGGGGCTGAAGAAGGCTCTGTCCCTCGGGACGGCCATTTCTGTTTTATCCTTCACAGCGGTGGGCATCGATGCTGCGCCACTTCCGGGGGGAACCCTCGATCCCCTGAGCATCACCAAGTATGTCACCCCACTCGTTATACCGCCAGTCATGCCAAATGATGGAACGGGACCCAACAACTACGACATAGCAATCCGCCAATTCACCCAGCAGATTCTTCCGACGGGACTCCCCCCGACTACCGTCTGGAGTTACGGGTCGGCACTCGATCCGGCTACGTTCAATTACCCGGCGTTCACCATTGAGACAACTGCGAATAATCCGGTCAATGTACGGTGGATAAACGACCTCAAGGACCCGGTGACAGGCAACTTCCTGCCCCACCTCCTGCCGATAGATCAGACACTGCACTGGGCGAATCCCCCCGCCACGGGGTGCATTCACGGCCCGGTCAACTCCACGGACTGCACTACAGCGAACCCGGGGCCGTACACCGGACCTGTGCCTCTCATTACGCACGTTCACGGGGCGCACGTGGACCCGCACAGCGACGGCTATCCTGAGGCGTGGTACCTGCCGGCCGCGACGAACATCCCGGCTGGATATGCGATGAAGGGGAAGCTCTTTGACGACGCAACGGGATCGAACTTGGGGGACACCGGCTACGCCGATTTCCTTTACCGCAACGACCAGCCTGCCGCGACCCTCTGGTACCATGACCACACTCTCGGCATGACACGAAGCAATGTCTACGCAGGACCGGCAGGTTTCTGGCTCATCCGCGGCGGCGCGTTCGACGGAGCAACCAACAGCGCGACAGGACTTCCGGCGGTCCTTCCGGGGCCCGCTCCCGTCGCCGGGAATACGGTGGCAGCACTCAACACTCCGGGCGATCCGGTTCGAAACGCCGTGCGGGAGATCCCGCTCGCCATTCAGGACCGATCCTTCAACCTGAACGGCTCGCTCTTCTATCCCGCTTCCCGCGCCTTCTTCGACGGCTACCTCGGCCCCTACGCTCCCGCCTCCGACATTTCCCCCACGTGGAACCCGGAAGCCTTTTTCAACACAATGGTCCTCAACGGCAAGACATGGCCTGTTCTCGAAGTCGCCCCGGCCAGGTACCGGCTGCGCCTGCTCAACGGCTGCAACTCCCGTTTCCTCAACCTGGCCCTGTTCGAAGTGCTGAAGGACCCCGGCAACGGAAAGAAACAGAAGAACAACGCCAAACTCGGCAGGGAGTTCCCCTTTTTCCAGATCGGTGCGGAACAGGGATTCCTTCCCAAGGTGGTAATGGTGCAGACAGGATTCGCCACCGAGCTGCCCGGCAATGGGACTATCCCCGCGCTCACCCCCGCGGCTAACCCGCAGCAGGCGCTCCTCATGGGACTTGCCGAGCGGGCCGACGTCATCGTCGACTTCACCGGCCTTCCTGCCGGCACCCGGATACGCATGATCAACACCGCACCGGACGCTCCCTTCGGCGGGTTCCCCGCTCCACCCGCCGATCCATCAACAACTGGGCAGGTGATGGAATTCGTGGTCAATGCGGCTCTTCTAGGCGCCCCCGGGTCCACCGACCTTACCGCCACAGCTCCCCAGAACCTTGTCCTCAACGCAGAGCCTGTCCTCGGCGCTCCGGAAGCCGTGCGTCAGGTCTCGCTGAACGAGGAGATGTCGGGGCAGGTCTGCGTTACTGCTACACCCGCCGGGCGGATCAAGGTAATCGCAGTATCCCCGGCACCGATGAACGACGTGCAGATCGCAACGTTCTGCGCTGCGACGAACCCACCTTCGGTACCGATGGCTCCCAAGGCGGCAAAACTCGGCACCGTCGACCTTACGAACCCCGTCCTTCCCGTCGGGACTCCCCTCGCATGGGACGACATGACGGGAGCCAGCACGCCGAAGATGGTAACCCTGCAGAATGGCGTGCAGGTTATGGTAAACGTTACAGAGAACCCGGAACTGGGCTCGGTGGAAGAGTGGGAAATCTACAACTTCACGGTCGACGCTCACCCGATCCATCTCCACCTGGTCCGTTTCGAGGTGACGGGGCGGACTCCTATTCCCGGCGTTGTACCGGCACCAGTTCCAGTAGGCGTCCTGCCTTGGGAAAAGGGCTTCAAGGACACGGTCATCGCCTATCCCGGGGAAATCACCAAAGTTAAGGCACAGTTCGACATTCCAGGCCTCTATGTCTGGCACTGTCACATTGTCGAACATGAAGACAACGAGATGATGCGTCCGTACATTGTAGGGATGTAA
- a CDS encoding FIST signal transduction protein gives MTRIGIGYGNQADGFALGQQVVRAALDSGGISTPDLLLAFCSGNTDLHRFYDGLRSLVGDTVPIIGGSSIGVITWDDLSYHGCPAAAAAIESSSIRFSIASADGVDIDEASAAARMADGLQSTDLDKALLLFYDSVRVPAGQSGPPVLNSSAPLLEGIVKKLPCHLPIIGAGLLGDYMFRHTWQYCGNKVGTQQVVGCMVSGNVSAYHAIMHGCIPLDGVYRRITRIQDDVIYELDGRPVVPLLDELFGNREWQNERPIISNLTIGINHGERYGAPIESSYVNRLITGVIPDGTGIGMFETDLEAGQEIQFMVRDNRMMLKSVADNAPDIIERIRSEGKKPLFALYISCGGRTAEQSLTDEEEAAEIQRVMKDANVPLLGFYSGVEIAPMLGRSRGLDWTGVLLILAEDR, from the coding sequence ATGACCAGAATCGGAATCGGCTATGGAAATCAGGCGGACGGCTTTGCACTTGGGCAACAGGTTGTACGGGCGGCACTGGATTCCGGCGGAATCAGCACCCCCGACCTTCTTCTCGCCTTTTGCAGCGGCAATACCGATCTCCACCGCTTTTACGATGGGCTTCGAAGTCTGGTTGGAGATACGGTTCCCATTATCGGTGGTTCAAGCATCGGTGTTATCACCTGGGACGACCTCTCCTACCATGGCTGCCCAGCAGCCGCAGCTGCCATAGAATCCAGTTCCATTCGGTTCTCCATAGCATCGGCAGATGGTGTCGACATCGACGAAGCTTCTGCGGCCGCACGAATGGCGGATGGTCTCCAGTCCACAGATCTGGACAAGGCGCTCCTCCTTTTCTACGACTCGGTACGGGTGCCGGCAGGGCAATCCGGCCCCCCTGTTCTCAACTCTTCCGCGCCACTGCTGGAAGGAATCGTCAAGAAGCTCCCCTGCCACCTACCAATCATAGGCGCGGGCCTACTCGGGGACTACATGTTCCGGCACACCTGGCAGTATTGCGGAAACAAAGTCGGTACGCAGCAGGTAGTAGGCTGTATGGTTTCCGGCAATGTCTCGGCCTACCACGCGATCATGCACGGCTGCATCCCACTCGACGGGGTCTACCGCCGGATAACCCGGATTCAGGATGACGTCATCTACGAACTGGACGGCAGGCCGGTAGTTCCACTTCTCGATGAGCTCTTCGGAAACAGGGAGTGGCAGAACGAAAGGCCGATCATCAGCAACCTGACGATCGGCATAAACCACGGCGAGCGGTACGGCGCACCCATCGAGAGTAGTTACGTCAACCGACTCATAACGGGAGTGATCCCTGACGGGACCGGCATCGGTATGTTCGAGACCGACCTGGAAGCGGGGCAGGAAATCCAGTTCATGGTTCGGGACAACCGCATGATGCTCAAATCGGTCGCCGACAATGCACCGGATATTATCGAGAGGATCAGATCCGAAGGGAAAAAACCACTCTTCGCCCTTTACATAAGTTGTGGCGGGAGGACGGCGGAACAGTCTTTGACCGATGAGGAAGAAGCTGCCGAAATCCAACGGGTCATGAAGGATGCGAACGTCCCTCTTCTAGGATTTTATTCAGGGGTGGAAATCGCTCCAATGCTCGGGAGAAGCCGCGGGCTGGACTGGACAGGGGTGCTCCTGATCCTTGCGGAGGATCGCTAG
- a CDS encoding alpha/beta fold hydrolase, which yields MSDTEIIRYRTCGSGPIRLVLVHGLAARAESWTDLVPLLPPDRYTVYLVDLLGSGESSKPKGADYSIRAHAVRLLEFIERELPSAATVAGHSLGGAVVLMAAIEARRMVKEHLLRSIIIIAGPGFIQRLPLMAEVFRSRLAATLFVLLYAPDAWVRIGLRAAYYDERLVDREHVSRYAPCYRDRDAKRALVQTCRRLIPPDADDIIPLYASLRLPVLLLWGRHDRIVPLSQGERLQDAIPGAKLEVIEECGHNPQEEKPVETFTIIDRFISQGSSGSIQE from the coding sequence TTGTCGGACACCGAAATAATCCGCTACCGCACCTGCGGGAGCGGCCCTATCAGGCTTGTGCTTGTCCACGGGCTGGCAGCGCGGGCAGAATCATGGACCGACCTCGTCCCTCTCCTTCCTCCCGACAGGTACACGGTTTATCTAGTGGATCTTCTCGGTTCCGGCGAATCGTCGAAGCCCAAAGGGGCCGATTATTCCATCCGGGCGCACGCCGTCAGACTTCTCGAATTCATCGAGCGGGAGCTTCCTTCTGCGGCTACGGTGGCCGGGCATTCGCTGGGGGGAGCCGTCGTTCTCATGGCGGCCATCGAGGCTCGGCGGATGGTGAAAGAGCACCTGCTCCGGTCCATCATAATCATAGCCGGACCGGGCTTCATCCAGCGTCTGCCCCTCATGGCGGAAGTGTTCAGGTCACGACTGGCCGCGACCCTTTTCGTTCTGCTCTACGCTCCCGATGCCTGGGTAAGGATCGGCCTTCGGGCCGCTTATTACGATGAGCGGCTCGTGGATCGTGAGCACGTATCGCGGTATGCCCCCTGCTACCGTGACCGGGATGCAAAGAGAGCGCTGGTTCAGACGTGCCGCAGACTCATTCCGCCGGATGCCGATGATATCATCCCCCTCTATGCAAGCCTCCGGCTTCCCGTTCTCCTCCTTTGGGGGCGGCACGACCGGATCGTCCCTCTATCCCAGGGGGAGAGACTACAGGATGCTATTCCGGGAGCGAAGCTGGAGGTGATCGAGGAATGCGGGCACAACCCGCAGGAGGAAAAGCCGGTGGAGACCTTTACGATAATAGACAGGTTCATATCGCAGGGGTCAAGCGGCTCAATACAGGAGTAG
- a CDS encoding cyclopropane-fatty-acyl-phospholipid synthase family protein, whose translation MISKRYIGYVLAFLIASVPARYAAAESIFSPSAPSAGVKKDVPFVPTPTEVVERMLSMAKVTGRDIVYDLGCGDGRIVITAAKKHGARGVGIDIDPERIKESKENARAAGVTEKVRFLQQDLFKANVREATVVTMYLLNSVNLKMRPLLLSQLRPGTRIVSHSFDMGEWRPDDSSTLSQSVYYWVVPANASGRWKWKNGKEKFEMQLRQKFQQAEGTVTRNGVSFPMKNVRLSGDRLSFNVQYAAGKKPVTASFTGKIAGESIRGTIKKQSGKGVAWQARRERGTVQRIDGEGETPTAGSGRAI comes from the coding sequence ATGATCAGTAAAAGGTATATCGGATATGTGTTGGCGTTCCTCATTGCCTCGGTACCGGCACGTTACGCGGCAGCAGAATCGATATTCTCTCCATCAGCTCCTTCAGCGGGGGTGAAGAAAGATGTTCCCTTCGTACCGACACCGACCGAAGTGGTTGAACGGATGCTTTCGATGGCAAAAGTTACGGGGAGGGATATTGTGTACGATCTTGGATGCGGTGACGGCCGGATCGTTATTACCGCTGCAAAAAAGCATGGTGCCCGAGGAGTGGGTATCGACATCGATCCGGAAAGAATAAAGGAGAGTAAGGAGAATGCCCGTGCCGCCGGCGTGACGGAGAAGGTGCGGTTTCTTCAGCAGGACCTGTTCAAGGCGAATGTAAGGGAAGCCACGGTGGTGACGATGTATCTGCTGAATTCGGTCAACCTGAAGATGCGGCCACTGCTTCTGAGCCAGCTCAGGCCCGGCACCCGCATCGTCTCCCATTCCTTCGACATGGGGGAATGGCGGCCCGATGACTCCTCCACGCTGAGCCAGTCCGTCTACTATTGGGTTGTGCCTGCCAATGCTTCCGGTCGCTGGAAATGGAAGAACGGGAAGGAAAAATTCGAGATGCAGCTGCGCCAGAAGTTTCAGCAGGCAGAAGGGACCGTCACCCGTAACGGGGTCAGCTTTCCCATGAAAAATGTCAGGCTCTCGGGGGACAGGCTTTCGTTCAATGTTCAGTATGCAGCCGGAAAAAAACCGGTTACTGCCTCGTTTACCGGGAAGATCGCAGGCGAATCGATCCGCGGAACAATCAAAAAGCAGTCGGGGAAGGGGGTCGCATGGCAGGCTCGGCGAGAGCGGGGAACCGTTCAAAGGATCGATGGGGAGGGTGAAACCCCTACAGCAGGCAGTGGGCGTGCAATTTGA